The proteins below come from a single Phycisphaeraceae bacterium genomic window:
- a CDS encoding DNA cytosine methyltransferase, with product MAGTIPFTAIDLFAGAGGLAEGFRQAGFQCLVANDFDQSAGETFSAAFPEAKFIPGPIQDISNAKMLEFAGLKRGELDVLVGGPPCQAFSVYNHQRGMHDERSGMFREYLRIVKGLLPRAVVMENVTGITSIEEGRAVEEIHSALKDLGYTVEHRILKAEEYGVPQERRRIFFVGVRDGDAIQWPQPTHYGKDASSLFGEPGREPFVTVWDAISDLPKLSIEEGEEVCDYGSPAKSDYQRVMRRYSRKLYNHVAPYLAPINIQRLKHIPPGGSWRDIPRNLLPAGMKAARRSDHTKRYGRLEKTGLASTILTKCDLHWGAFIHPTQERTLTVREAARCQSFPDRFRFNGSRVDQFRQVGNAVPPLLARAVAQSVAEMLKEPATEKGTVELVS from the coding sequence GTGGCTGGAACCATCCCGTTTACCGCGATTGACCTGTTCGCCGGAGCGGGCGGACTGGCGGAGGGCTTTCGACAGGCCGGGTTCCAATGCCTCGTCGCCAACGATTTCGACCAATCCGCCGGTGAGACTTTCAGCGCGGCCTTCCCCGAAGCGAAGTTCATCCCTGGGCCGATTCAGGACATCAGCAATGCGAAGATGCTGGAGTTCGCCGGGCTGAAGCGCGGGGAACTGGACGTACTGGTTGGCGGGCCGCCGTGCCAAGCCTTCAGCGTCTACAACCATCAGCGCGGGATGCACGATGAACGATCTGGCATGTTCCGTGAGTACCTGCGCATCGTCAAAGGGCTGTTGCCCCGCGCCGTTGTCATGGAGAACGTGACGGGTATCACCAGCATTGAAGAGGGCCGCGCAGTTGAAGAAATCCACTCCGCGTTGAAGGACCTGGGCTACACCGTCGAGCATCGGATTCTGAAGGCTGAAGAGTACGGAGTCCCGCAAGAGCGCCGCCGCATCTTCTTTGTCGGTGTCCGGGACGGGGACGCGATTCAGTGGCCCCAGCCGACGCACTACGGGAAGGATGCCAGTTCCCTCTTCGGTGAACCTGGGCGAGAACCGTTTGTGACAGTGTGGGACGCAATCAGTGACCTACCGAAGTTGTCGATTGAGGAAGGCGAAGAAGTCTGCGACTACGGCTCACCCGCGAAGTCGGACTATCAGCGCGTCATGCGCCGGTACTCCCGCAAGTTGTATAACCACGTTGCGCCGTATCTCGCGCCGATCAACATACAACGTCTGAAGCACATCCCTCCGGGCGGAAGTTGGCGCGATATCCCGCGCAACCTGCTACCGGCGGGCATGAAGGCCGCTCGCCGTAGCGACCACACCAAACGCTACGGTCGGCTGGAGAAGACCGGCCTTGCATCGACCATTCTAACCAAATGCGATTTGCACTGGGGGGCGTTCATTCATCCAACACAGGAGCGCACGCTTACGGTTCGTGAAGCGGCGCGCTGTCAGTCGTTCCCTGATCGGTTCCGTTTCAACGGCTCGCGGGTCGATCAGTTCCGGCAAGTTGGAAACGCTGTTCCTCCGTTGCTCGCCCGCGCCGTTGCGCAGTCGGTCGCGGAAATGTTGAAGGAACCCGCGACCGAGAAGGGCACGGTAGAACTTGTCTCGTGA
- a CDS encoding tyrosine-type recombinase/integrase, with translation MERRVYLTEEALKRCRAEAVKAGGPVVFTDDRLRGFLFKANGEAGTWYVQREVGGKSVRLALGRAGGKRTASDFRDLAEKVRGELGEANKAAKAGDEAEAARIVARIRERLERDGAPARPNARADAPQAAQADAQGMDAPVAQVNGEAGHAMTEAEAEEAEWRALTLAQAMDEHFAYMRRRKRARSVPSMKAEMERYLGEWMDRPISTLTRKEAMKRHAQVCDDHGGTVANKSFRNLRAVWNTAAGKREADENYGAVNPVRRFAKVWHEEAKGQPIEWEALPEWAASVNGIRNSVRCDWYWFVLLTALRSLDARTLRWDEVNLTDKAGWYVNAEGERVALPPKSIHRPCPKGGERKAFTVPLSAPAVEILKRRKAENPALFGDDQGWVFPTRDKSGAVVHLSEPKQQDYMRDADGRILRFKRNAAGAWAVDPKGQPRKFTALANPHRLRHTFASTADEEGVNVSERVLKALLNHTPESANVTDRYRKPSMDAMRAATEKVSAFLIRKAGAVPAATNPAGRIVRGADAQGERRQASA, from the coding sequence ATGGAGCGTCGCGTTTACCTGACGGAAGAGGCGTTGAAGCGGTGCCGCGCGGAGGCGGTCAAGGCGGGCGGGCCGGTGGTCTTCACCGATGACCGGCTCCGGGGCTTCCTGTTCAAGGCCAACGGGGAGGCGGGGACGTGGTACGTCCAACGCGAAGTCGGCGGGAAGTCCGTCCGGCTGGCCCTGGGGCGGGCCGGGGGCAAGCGGACGGCCTCCGACTTCCGCGACTTGGCGGAGAAGGTCCGGGGCGAACTGGGGGAAGCGAACAAGGCGGCCAAGGCCGGGGATGAAGCGGAGGCCGCCCGGATCGTCGCCCGCATTCGGGAACGGCTGGAGCGGGACGGAGCGCCCGCCCGTCCCAACGCCCGCGCCGACGCTCCCCAGGCGGCCCAGGCGGACGCCCAGGGGATGGACGCTCCGGTGGCCCAGGTGAACGGGGAGGCGGGCCACGCGATGACAGAGGCGGAGGCGGAGGAAGCCGAATGGCGGGCGTTGACGCTCGCCCAGGCGATGGATGAACACTTCGCCTACATGCGCCGCCGCAAGCGCGCCCGCTCCGTCCCGTCCATGAAGGCGGAAATGGAACGCTACCTGGGCGAGTGGATGGACCGGCCCATTTCGACCCTGACGCGCAAAGAGGCGATGAAGCGCCACGCCCAGGTGTGTGATGACCACGGCGGGACCGTGGCGAACAAGTCATTCCGCAACCTTCGCGCCGTCTGGAACACGGCGGCGGGCAAGCGGGAAGCCGACGAGAACTACGGGGCCGTGAACCCCGTTCGGCGCTTCGCCAAGGTGTGGCATGAGGAAGCGAAGGGCCAACCCATCGAATGGGAAGCGCTCCCGGAGTGGGCCGCGTCCGTCAACGGGATTCGGAACTCCGTCCGGTGCGATTGGTACTGGTTCGTCCTGTTGACAGCGCTTCGGAGCCTTGACGCGCGGACGCTCCGTTGGGATGAAGTGAACCTGACGGACAAGGCGGGGTGGTACGTCAACGCCGAAGGCGAGCGCGTGGCGCTCCCGCCGAAGTCGATTCACCGGCCATGCCCAAAGGGTGGCGAGCGCAAGGCGTTCACGGTCCCCCTGTCCGCTCCGGCGGTCGAAATCCTGAAGCGCCGCAAAGCGGAGAATCCGGCGCTGTTCGGCGACGATCAAGGGTGGGTCTTCCCGACGCGGGACAAGTCGGGAGCCGTGGTCCACCTGTCGGAGCCGAAGCAACAGGACTACATGCGGGACGCGGACGGGCGAATCCTCCGCTTCAAGCGGAACGCGGCGGGCGCGTGGGCGGTTGACCCCAAAGGCCAGCCCCGGAAGTTCACGGCGCTTGCGAACCCCCACCGGCTCCGCCACACCTTCGCCAGTACCGCCGATGAAGAGGGTGTCAACGTGTCGGAGCGCGTGTTGAAGGCGTTGCTGAACCACACTCCCGAAAGCGCCAACGTAACGGATCGGTACCGGAAGCCCAGCATGGACGCGATGCGGGCCGCAACGGAGAAGGTGTCCGCGTTCCTCATCCGCAAGGCCGGGGCGGTCCCCGCCGCTACGAACCCGGCGGGCCGAATCGTCCGGGGAGCGGACGCCCAGGGGGAGCGGCGACAGGCCAGCGCGTAG
- a CDS encoding helix-turn-helix domain-containing protein produces the protein MSVASPGGALPADFARTVAQAVIAEISRRGIVQPEYLDTAQASVYTGMSADWLSKGRSEGFGPPYSKVSDSRGGAVRYKRTDLDAFMAARREGGGR, from the coding sequence ATGTCTGTTGCTTCACCCGGCGGGGCGCTTCCCGCCGACTTCGCCCGCACCGTCGCCCAAGCCGTCATCGCGGAGATTTCGCGCCGGGGCATCGTCCAACCCGAGTACCTGGATACCGCCCAAGCCTCTGTCTACACGGGCATGAGCGCCGATTGGCTGTCCAAGGGCCGGTCAGAGGGATTCGGGCCGCCCTACTCCAAGGTCAGTGATTCGCGCGGCGGCGCTGTCCGCTACAAGCGCACCGACCTTGATGCGTTCATGGCCGCACGCCGGGAAGGGGGCGGGCGGTAA
- a CDS encoding AbgT family transporter: protein MSASDPPTTSATNAPPDAPPPPRPKNGSPIARFLAVVEWLGNLLPHPVTLFALFALGVVIASAIAAWLGVSVADPRPGAAPGAMFTTNSLLDADGVRWMSQNLVANFAGFVPLGTVLVALLGVGVAEKSGLLSAAIRGLILAAPKQLVTVVVVFASVVSNTASEMGYVVIIPLAMAMFYALGRHPLAGMAASFAGVSGGYSANILIGTVDPLLAGITQEAARLIDPTYEVHPAVNWYFMSISTLLVTAVGWAVTAWIVEPRLGPYNRADADDTLEPAATMEKLSAVEKKGLALAGLAVGLICLGFLVLAGPRYAWLEWARFLPGWGVLRDPDPALSGPDSFRPMLRSVVTMILIFFIIPGFIYGRVVGTMKNDRDVIDAMAAAMRSMGLYIVLVFFAAQFVAFFNYSGLGQILAVAGADLLIALKLDNPLVFVPFILMCCFVNLMLGSASAQWAVTAPIFVPMLMTVGYSPEVIQAAYRIGDSTTNIITPMMSYFGLILAVAARYQRNLGIGTMIATMLPYSIALIIGWTALFYLWVFLLGMPVGPGAPTYYTPSAGL, encoded by the coding sequence ATGAGCGCGTCTGACCCGCCCACCACCTCTGCCACGAACGCGCCGCCCGATGCACCGCCGCCGCCGAGGCCGAAGAATGGCTCGCCCATCGCGCGCTTTCTGGCCGTCGTCGAATGGCTCGGGAACCTGCTGCCGCATCCGGTGACGCTCTTCGCCCTGTTCGCGCTGGGGGTCGTGATCGCCAGCGCCATCGCCGCCTGGCTTGGGGTTTCGGTCGCCGACCCCCGCCCGGGTGCCGCGCCCGGCGCGATGTTCACGACCAACTCGCTGCTCGATGCCGACGGCGTCCGCTGGATGAGCCAGAATCTCGTGGCCAACTTCGCGGGCTTTGTGCCGCTGGGGACCGTGCTCGTGGCGCTGCTGGGCGTGGGCGTGGCCGAGAAGTCGGGCCTGCTCTCGGCGGCCATTCGCGGGCTGATCCTGGCGGCCCCCAAGCAACTCGTCACCGTCGTCGTCGTCTTCGCCAGCGTCGTGAGCAACACCGCCAGCGAGATGGGCTACGTCGTGATCATTCCGCTGGCGATGGCGATGTTCTACGCCCTCGGACGCCACCCGCTGGCGGGGATGGCGGCGTCGTTTGCCGGGGTCAGTGGCGGGTACAGCGCCAACATCCTCATCGGCACCGTCGATCCGCTGCTGGCCGGCATCACGCAGGAGGCCGCCCGGCTCATCGACCCGACCTACGAAGTGCACCCGGCGGTCAACTGGTACTTCATGAGCATCAGCACGTTGCTCGTGACGGCTGTGGGCTGGGCCGTGACCGCGTGGATCGTCGAGCCGCGTCTGGGCCCCTACAACCGCGCCGACGCCGATGACACACTCGAGCCCGCTGCGACAATGGAGAAGCTCAGCGCCGTCGAGAAGAAAGGGCTGGCGCTGGCGGGGCTGGCGGTTGGGCTGATCTGTCTCGGCTTCCTTGTGCTCGCGGGCCCGCGCTACGCATGGCTCGAGTGGGCCAGATTCCTGCCGGGCTGGGGCGTCCTGCGCGACCCCGATCCGGCGCTGAGCGGGCCCGACTCTTTCAGGCCCATGCTCCGTAGCGTCGTGACGATGATCCTGATCTTCTTCATCATCCCCGGGTTCATCTATGGCCGCGTCGTGGGCACGATGAAGAACGACCGCGATGTCATCGACGCCATGGCTGCCGCGATGCGATCGATGGGGCTGTACATCGTGCTCGTGTTCTTCGCGGCACAGTTCGTCGCGTTCTTCAACTACTCGGGCCTCGGACAGATCCTCGCGGTCGCGGGGGCCGATCTTCTCATCGCGCTCAAACTCGACAACCCGCTGGTCTTCGTGCCGTTCATTCTGATGTGTTGTTTCGTGAACCTGATGCTCGGCTCGGCCAGCGCTCAGTGGGCGGTCACGGCCCCGATCTTCGTGCCCATGCTCATGACCGTCGGCTACAGCCCCGAGGTTATTCAGGCCGCCTACCGCATCGGTGACAGCACGACCAACATCATCACGCCGATGATGTCGTACTTCGGGCTGATTCTCGCGGTCGCGGCACGCTATCAGCGGAACCTGGGGATCGGCACCATGATCGCGACGATGCTGCCGTATTCAATCGCGCTGATCATCGGCTGGACGGCGCTGTTCTACCTCTGGGTGTTCCTGCTGGGCATGCCCGTCGGACCGGGGGCCCCGACGTATTACACACCGTCCGCAGGGCTGTGA